Proteins encoded together in one Hymenobacter monticola window:
- a CDS encoding glycoside hydrolase family 30 protein, whose amino-acid sequence MRLPFSFQLPTAVSQNRTRLLLLAGLGLHLVAAGPAAAQSAPKGAPYSAAGKTARVFTTAANTSLRLAAGEALKFEPAPQPLETQVCVFVDPGHSFQTLLGIGGALTDASAETFAKLPKPQQQEFLKAYYSPTAGIGYTLGRTSIHSSDFSSGSYTYVSDKDETLKTFSVKHDEQFRVPFIKQVMAAAGGKLTLYVAPWSPPAWMKDNNDLLHGGKLLPKYRQTWADYYVKFIKAYEQMGVPIWGLSVQNEPMATQKWESCIYTGEEERDFIKGFLGPTLAKGGLGTKKLIAWDHNRDLVYQRASTVLDDPAAAKYVWGIGYHWYETWTGSGMLTDNVRRVHEAYPNTNLIFTEGCKEKFDLAKVDDWALGEKYGMSMIGDFNAGTVGWTDWNVLLDETGGPNHVGNFCFAPVIADTKAGKLIYTNAYYYIGHFSKFIRPGAKRVATASTRDWLQTTAFRNPDGSLAVVVLNSGDKPQDFQLWLAGQGAKTTAAPHSIMTLVMN is encoded by the coding sequence ATGCGTCTTCCATTTTCCTTCCAGTTGCCCACGGCCGTTTCCCAAAACCGCACCCGCCTGCTGCTCCTCGCCGGCTTGGGGCTACACCTGGTGGCGGCCGGGCCGGCAGCGGCTCAGTCGGCCCCGAAAGGCGCGCCGTATTCGGCCGCCGGCAAAACCGCGCGCGTCTTCACCACGGCGGCCAACACCAGCTTGCGCCTGGCGGCCGGTGAGGCCCTGAAGTTTGAGCCGGCCCCGCAGCCACTCGAAACCCAGGTTTGCGTGTTTGTGGACCCCGGCCATTCGTTCCAGACCCTGCTGGGCATCGGCGGGGCGCTGACCGATGCCTCGGCCGAAACCTTTGCCAAGCTGCCCAAGCCGCAGCAGCAGGAGTTTTTGAAGGCTTACTACAGCCCCACAGCGGGCATTGGCTACACGCTGGGCCGCACCAGCATTCACAGTTCCGACTTTTCGAGCGGCAGCTATACTTACGTGTCCGATAAGGATGAAACGTTGAAAACCTTCAGCGTGAAGCACGACGAGCAGTTCCGCGTTCCGTTCATCAAGCAGGTGATGGCGGCGGCCGGCGGCAAGCTCACGCTGTACGTGGCTCCCTGGAGCCCGCCGGCCTGGATGAAGGACAACAACGACCTGCTGCACGGCGGCAAGCTGCTGCCCAAGTACCGCCAAACCTGGGCCGATTACTACGTGAAGTTCATCAAGGCCTACGAGCAGATGGGCGTTCCCATCTGGGGCCTCTCGGTGCAGAACGAGCCGATGGCCACGCAGAAATGGGAGTCGTGCATCTATACCGGCGAGGAAGAGCGGGACTTCATCAAGGGCTTCCTCGGGCCCACGCTGGCCAAGGGCGGCCTGGGCACCAAAAAGCTCATTGCCTGGGACCACAACCGCGACCTGGTGTACCAGCGCGCCAGCACCGTGCTCGACGACCCCGCCGCCGCTAAGTACGTGTGGGGCATCGGCTACCACTGGTACGAGACGTGGACCGGCAGCGGCATGCTCACCGACAACGTGCGCCGCGTGCACGAGGCTTACCCCAACACCAACCTGATTTTCACCGAGGGCTGCAAGGAGAAATTCGACCTGGCCAAGGTGGACGACTGGGCCCTGGGCGAGAAATACGGCATGTCGATGATAGGCGACTTCAACGCCGGCACCGTGGGCTGGACCGACTGGAACGTGCTGCTCGACGAAACCGGCGGCCCCAACCACGTGGGCAACTTCTGCTTCGCCCCCGTCATTGCCGACACCAAGGCCGGCAAGCTGATTTACACCAACGCCTACTACTACATCGGCCACTTCTCGAAGTTCATCCGCCCCGGTGCCAAGCGCGTGGCCACCGCCTCGACCCGCGACTGGCTGCAAACCACCGCCTTCCGCAACCCCGACGGCAGCCTGGCCGTGGTGGTGCTCAACAGCGGCGACAAGCCCCAGGATTTCCAACTCTGGCTGGCCGGCCAGGGCGCCAAAACCACGGCGGCCCCGCACTCCATCATGACGCTGGTGATGAACTGA
- a CDS encoding glycoside hydrolase family 30 protein, with translation MLNRKFLMAVSLSAMTLAAASCSKKKEDTPDPQPPVVNPQPTSPSQVAFWLTNTDRTALFRKQTNVLNFGTATNSYPTINVDTTRTYQTMDGFGYTLTGGSATVISRMSATSRADLLRELFATDSTWLGVSYLRVSIGASDLDDRVFSYDDAAGDVGLAQFSLAPDRTALIPVLKQILAINPSIKIMGSPWSAPLWMKTNNNAKGGSLQTQYYDAYARYFVKYVQQMAAEGITIDAVTLQNEPLNPYNEPSMLMSAAEQANFIKNNIGPAFAAAGISTKIIAYDHNPDQPGYPLAVLGDAAARPYVEGSAFHNYGGSLANALAQVHNAYPNKGVYFTEFWTQAPGNLLTDFPNHVRELEIGAPRNWAKNVLEWNLASDQNYGPHTAGGCTDCLGAVTISGNSVTRNPAYYTVAHSSKFVRPGSVRIDTDAPNNLPNVAYRTPSGKKVLVVLNTSTSPQQFNIQFKGKTVASALAAGSVGTYVW, from the coding sequence ATGCTGAATCGCAAGTTCTTGATGGCCGTGAGCTTATCGGCAATGACGCTGGCGGCGGCCAGCTGCTCCAAAAAGAAGGAAGACACGCCCGACCCCCAGCCGCCCGTGGTGAATCCGCAACCCACCAGCCCCTCGCAGGTGGCTTTCTGGCTGACGAATACCGACCGCACGGCGCTGTTTCGCAAGCAAACCAACGTGCTGAACTTCGGCACCGCCACCAATTCCTACCCGACCATCAACGTCGATACCACGCGTACCTACCAAACCATGGACGGCTTCGGCTACACCCTGACGGGGGGCAGCGCCACGGTCATCAGCCGGATGAGCGCCACGAGCCGGGCCGATTTGCTGCGCGAGCTCTTTGCCACCGACAGCACCTGGCTGGGCGTGAGCTACCTGCGCGTGAGCATTGGCGCCTCCGACCTCGACGACCGGGTGTTCAGCTACGACGACGCGGCCGGCGATGTGGGCCTGGCGCAGTTCAGCCTGGCCCCCGACCGCACGGCCCTGATTCCGGTGCTGAAGCAGATTCTGGCCATCAACCCCAGCATCAAAATCATGGGCTCGCCGTGGTCGGCCCCGCTGTGGATGAAAACGAATAACAACGCCAAGGGCGGCAGCCTGCAAACGCAATACTACGACGCCTACGCCCGCTACTTCGTGAAATACGTGCAGCAAATGGCCGCCGAGGGCATCACCATCGACGCCGTGACGCTGCAGAACGAGCCGCTGAACCCCTACAACGAGCCCAGCATGCTGATGAGCGCCGCCGAGCAGGCCAACTTCATCAAGAACAACATCGGGCCGGCCTTCGCGGCGGCGGGCATCAGCACCAAAATCATTGCCTACGACCACAACCCCGACCAGCCCGGCTACCCGCTGGCCGTGCTGGGCGACGCGGCGGCCCGGCCCTACGTGGAAGGCTCGGCTTTTCACAACTACGGCGGCTCGCTGGCCAACGCCCTCGCGCAGGTGCACAACGCCTACCCTAACAAGGGCGTGTACTTCACCGAGTTCTGGACGCAGGCGCCGGGCAACCTGCTCACCGACTTCCCGAACCACGTGCGGGAGCTGGAAATCGGAGCGCCGCGCAACTGGGCCAAGAACGTGCTGGAGTGGAACCTGGCCAGCGACCAGAACTACGGCCCGCACACCGCTGGCGGCTGCACCGACTGCCTGGGCGCCGTCACCATCTCGGGCAACAGCGTGACCCGCAACCCGGCCTACTACACGGTGGCCCACAGCAGCAAGTTCGTGCGCCCCGGCTCGGTGCGCATCGACACCGACGCCCCCAACAACCTGCCCAACGTGGCCTACCGCACCCCCAGCGGCAAAAAGGTGCTCGTGGTGCTGAACACCAGCACGTCGCCGCAGCAGTTCAACATCCAGTTCAAGGGCAAAACCGTGGCCTCGGCGCTGGCCGCTGGCTCGGTCGGTACCTACGTGTGGTAA
- a CDS encoding T9SS type A sorting domain-containing protein: protein MKKHSTLLVFAALALRALSAQAQFTVDGTLGAAEVGTGTGKYQLLGSYAGTHSVNDRGLKAIYLGTTATTLNVMVVATPEQTAYSAMVLYLDAPNRTGIAAGTRLPGSSNTSSQLRHRPTLDMQADFGFRITVSPLNNSNNAMYLSRVNYTVAGTTYPEVGMGTGPKNGVAVTDAADPAMARTAFATSASVAANNATGWEFEIPLSALGGAANGDLFRVMAAYVADNGDFYSDVLPQVAGQTTDLGTDPNFTLIPRSQFYTYQVGSGPLASRTEVANALGVTAYPNPLSHDSQLRYTVAGSTQPVSVDVYNALGQRVLSLLNAEQKAGTYQTALAPVKALAPGHYLVKLQVGSQLTSRHVVVE from the coding sequence ATGAAAAAGCACTCTACGCTTCTCGTTTTCGCCGCGCTTGCCCTCCGGGCCCTCAGCGCGCAGGCTCAGTTCACCGTCGACGGCACCCTGGGGGCGGCCGAAGTGGGCACCGGCACGGGCAAATACCAGCTGCTGGGCAGCTACGCCGGCACCCACTCCGTGAATGACCGAGGTTTGAAAGCCATTTACCTGGGCACCACGGCCACCACCCTGAACGTGATGGTGGTGGCCACGCCCGAGCAAACGGCCTACAGCGCGATGGTGCTCTACCTCGACGCGCCCAACCGCACGGGCATTGCGGCCGGCACCCGCCTGCCGGGCAGCAGCAATACTTCTTCGCAGCTGCGCCACCGGCCCACGCTCGACATGCAGGCCGACTTTGGCTTCCGCATCACGGTGTCGCCCCTGAACAACTCCAACAACGCCATGTACCTGAGCCGCGTGAACTACACCGTGGCCGGGACCACCTACCCCGAGGTGGGCATGGGCACCGGCCCCAAAAACGGCGTGGCCGTGACCGATGCGGCCGACCCGGCCATGGCCCGGACGGCGTTTGCCACCTCCGCCAGCGTAGCGGCCAACAACGCCACGGGCTGGGAGTTTGAGATTCCGCTGAGCGCCCTGGGAGGGGCCGCCAACGGCGACCTTTTCCGCGTGATGGCTGCCTACGTGGCCGACAACGGCGACTTCTACTCCGACGTGCTGCCGCAGGTGGCCGGCCAAACCACCGACCTAGGCACCGACCCCAACTTCACGCTCATCCCGCGCTCGCAGTTTTACACCTACCAGGTGGGCAGCGGGCCGCTGGCCAGCCGCACCGAAGTGGCCAACGCCCTCGGCGTTACCGCCTACCCCAACCCCCTCAGCCACGACAGCCAGCTGCGCTACACCGTGGCCGGCAGCACTCAGCCGGTGAGCGTGGACGTGTACAACGCCCTGGGTCAGCGCGTGCTGAGCCTGCTGAATGCCGAGCAAAAAGCCGGCACCTACCAAACCGCTCTGGCCCCCGTGAAGGCCCTGGCCCCCGGCCACTACCTGGTGAAGCTGCAGGTGGGCAGCCAGCTCACCAGCCGCCACGTGGTGGTGGAGTAA
- a CDS encoding glycoside hydrolase family 30 protein: protein MLPKSRRFSVASGALLALLLAAAPHGVQAQSKAQIATKNTGVAAWLTTPDKSVLFQAQQGRLAFSTGTNANPTIEIDESKTFQTIDGFGYCLTGGSAQLLHQMSPAGRAKLLRELFATDGNNIGVSYLRLSIGASDLDNRVFSYDDLPAGQTDPELSKFSLAADQPHLIPVLKEILAINPGIKILGSPWSPPPWMKTNDASKGGSLKPEFYDAYARYFVKYIQGMKAAGIRIDAVTVQNEPLHPGNNPSLLMLAGQQAEFIGKHLGPAFRTARLDTKIICYDHNADRPDYPLTVLADKDAAQYVDGSAFHLYAGPIEALSQVHDAYPAKNVYFTEQWVGSKSKFEDNLRWHVKTLIIGATRNWARTVLEWNLAADPQQNPHTPGGCTECLGALTLAGNAVTRNEAYYIIAHASKFARPGSVRIASTLPQGLPNVAFRTPTGQRVLVVLNDGQATQTFNIRQGGRQVAATLPVGAVGTYAW from the coding sequence ATGCTTCCAAAATCCCGCCGCTTTTCCGTTGCTTCCGGCGCTTTGCTGGCGTTGCTGCTTGCCGCCGCGCCGCACGGTGTTCAGGCGCAATCCAAAGCCCAAATTGCTACCAAGAACACCGGCGTAGCGGCCTGGCTGACGACACCGGACAAGTCTGTGCTTTTTCAGGCGCAGCAAGGCCGGCTGGCATTTAGCACCGGCACCAATGCCAACCCAACCATTGAAATTGACGAGTCCAAGACTTTTCAGACCATCGACGGCTTTGGCTATTGCCTGACGGGCGGCAGCGCCCAACTGCTACACCAAATGAGCCCGGCCGGGCGCGCCAAGCTGCTCCGCGAGCTGTTTGCCACCGATGGCAACAACATTGGCGTGAGCTACCTGCGGCTGAGCATCGGCGCGTCAGACCTCGACAACCGGGTGTTCAGCTACGACGACCTGCCCGCCGGGCAGACCGACCCGGAGCTGAGCAAGTTCAGCCTCGCGGCCGACCAGCCGCACCTGATACCGGTGCTGAAAGAGATTCTGGCTATTAATCCCGGCATCAAAATCCTGGGCTCGCCCTGGAGCCCGCCGCCGTGGATGAAAACCAACGACGCCTCCAAGGGCGGCAGCCTCAAGCCGGAGTTCTACGACGCCTACGCCCGCTACTTCGTGAAGTACATCCAGGGCATGAAGGCGGCCGGCATCCGCATCGACGCCGTCACGGTGCAGAACGAGCCGCTGCACCCCGGCAACAACCCCAGTCTGCTGATGCTGGCCGGGCAGCAGGCCGAATTCATCGGCAAGCACCTCGGCCCGGCTTTTCGCACGGCCCGGCTGGACACGAAAATCATTTGCTACGACCACAACGCCGACCGCCCCGACTACCCGCTCACGGTGCTGGCCGACAAAGACGCCGCGCAATATGTGGACGGCTCCGCCTTCCACCTCTACGCCGGCCCCATTGAGGCGCTGAGCCAGGTGCACGATGCTTACCCGGCCAAGAACGTGTACTTCACCGAGCAGTGGGTGGGCTCGAAAAGCAAATTCGAAGACAACCTGCGCTGGCACGTCAAAACCCTGATAATCGGGGCCACGCGCAACTGGGCCCGCACCGTGCTGGAGTGGAACCTGGCCGCCGACCCGCAGCAGAACCCGCACACGCCCGGCGGCTGCACCGAGTGCCTGGGCGCCCTCACGCTGGCCGGCAACGCCGTGACGCGCAACGAGGCTTATTACATCATTGCCCACGCCAGCAAGTTTGCCCGCCCCGGCTCGGTGCGCATCGCCTCCACCCTGCCCCAGGGGCTGCCCAACGTGGCCTTCCGCACGCCCACCGGCCAGCGCGTGCTGGTGGTGCTGAACGACGGCCAGGCAACCCAAACCTTCAACATCCGCCAGGGGGGGCGCCAGGTTGCGGCCACCCTGCCCGTGGGCGCCGTGGGCACCTACGCGTGGTAG
- a CDS encoding sugar MFS transporter, with product MAVPVSVIAPPVAPPATGAGAAPRYTPALSALTVLFFSFGFITCLNDILIPYLKAIFQLSYAQANLINLCFFGAYFVMGIPAGKVVGRLGYKGGMLLGFLVAAAGCFLFYPAADSHSYGLFLGALFVLATGVVLLQVAGNPYVAVLGPAKSAPARLTLTQAFNSLGTTVAPLLGAALILSHLPDLDAARAADAIDVRAVQVPYLCIGAVLIGISGLLSFFKLPVITHAPDPADDANRRAWHYRHLVLGMVGIFAYVGAEVAIGSHIVSYLGQPDVLNLAPKVAGDKVAFYWGGAMVGRFLGAYLLNKFRPGQLLAFNAVGAIALVLVSASTSGEVAMWSLLAVGLMNSIMFATIFTLAVAGLGRHTEEASGLLNVAIVGGAVVPPLFGLVADASSLRLALLLPVLCYAYIVWYGLRGHLRRAS from the coding sequence ATGGCTGTTCCTGTTTCCGTTATTGCCCCACCAGTGGCCCCGCCTGCAACGGGCGCGGGTGCAGCCCCGCGCTACACCCCGGCCCTTTCGGCCCTCACGGTGCTGTTCTTCTCGTTCGGCTTCATCACCTGCCTGAACGACATTCTGATTCCCTATCTCAAGGCTATTTTCCAGCTCAGCTACGCCCAGGCCAACCTCATCAACCTGTGCTTTTTTGGGGCCTACTTCGTGATGGGCATTCCGGCGGGCAAGGTGGTGGGCCGCCTGGGCTACAAGGGCGGCATGCTGCTGGGCTTTTTGGTGGCGGCGGCCGGCTGCTTTCTCTTTTACCCGGCGGCCGATAGCCATTCGTACGGCCTGTTTCTGGGGGCGCTGTTTGTGCTGGCCACGGGCGTGGTGCTGCTGCAAGTGGCCGGCAACCCCTACGTGGCGGTGCTGGGCCCGGCGAAGTCAGCCCCGGCCCGGCTCACGCTCACGCAGGCGTTTAACTCGCTGGGCACCACGGTGGCCCCGCTGCTGGGCGCCGCCCTCATCCTCTCGCACCTGCCCGACCTCGACGCCGCCCGCGCCGCCGATGCCATCGACGTGCGCGCCGTGCAGGTGCCCTACCTCTGCATCGGGGCCGTGCTCATCGGCATCAGCGGGCTGCTGAGCTTCTTCAAGCTGCCCGTCATCACCCACGCGCCCGACCCGGCCGACGACGCCAACCGCCGCGCCTGGCACTACCGCCACCTGGTGCTGGGCATGGTGGGCATCTTCGCCTACGTGGGCGCCGAAGTAGCCATTGGCTCGCACATCGTGAGCTACCTGGGCCAGCCCGATGTGCTGAACCTGGCCCCCAAAGTGGCCGGCGACAAAGTGGCCTTTTACTGGGGCGGCGCCATGGTGGGCCGGTTTCTGGGGGCTTACCTGCTCAACAAGTTCCGGCCCGGCCAGCTGCTGGCCTTCAACGCTGTTGGGGCCATCGCGCTGGTACTGGTTTCGGCCAGCACCTCGGGCGAGGTGGCCATGTGGAGCCTGCTGGCGGTGGGCTTGATGAACTCCATCATGTTCGCCACCATTTTCACGCTGGCCGTGGCCGGCCTGGGCCGCCACACCGAGGAAGCTTCGGGGCTGCTGAACGTGGCCATTGTGGGAGGCGCGGTGGTGCCGCCGCTGTTCGGCCTGGTGGCCGATGCCAGCTCGCTGCGCCTGGCCCTGCTGCTGCCGGTGCTGTGCTACGCCTACATCGTGTGGTACGGGCTGCGCGGCCACCTGCGCCGCGCCAGCTAG
- a CDS encoding RagB/SusD family nutrient uptake outer membrane protein: MKKYFLPVASAMLLLAGCNVLDKEPLTSIAPSNFFKSAVDAEAALTAVYDGLQSKGCYAEVLNLVGNMPSDDCTSSNNDVRVLDDINWNSASGQVYDVYHDNYRAINRANAVIKYVPGVAGMSANRRDQIVGEARFVRALCYFNLVRLYGAVPLRLEPTESGDPAQLNLPRTPADQVYARIVDDLNLAAAALPEVQVARATKGAANALLGRVQLTQRNWAAAKDAANRVLTGAGGYSLQGFNSLYPANNNRGESVFEVQFSGSTDGGTFFTLPDIVMPTPPATYSFPKFNIPTLFVTGSAARATDLTSVVDTLNDQRWSYQGTVNAGRNHASYVDGRGGANDRGPFVWKWRSDGGNFNSPDNYYVLRFGEVYLTAAEASNEVGDPAATVIGFLNPIRQRAGLAPLTPGSPEAASKATLRAEIDKQRRLELAFEGERWFDLLRYTRHEQADGTARHAVTALDLIQQKRGSRDVNYLLFPIPLSELNTNPQAQQNPGY, from the coding sequence ATGAAAAAGTATTTCCTCCCGGTGGCTTCGGCCATGCTGCTGCTGGCCGGCTGCAACGTGCTGGACAAAGAGCCGCTGACCTCCATTGCCCCTTCCAACTTCTTTAAATCGGCCGTCGATGCCGAGGCCGCCCTCACGGCCGTGTACGACGGCCTGCAAAGCAAGGGCTGCTACGCCGAGGTGCTGAACCTGGTGGGCAACATGCCCTCCGACGACTGCACCAGCAGCAACAACGACGTGCGCGTGCTCGACGACATCAACTGGAACTCGGCCTCGGGCCAGGTGTACGACGTGTACCACGACAACTACCGCGCCATCAACCGGGCCAATGCGGTGATTAAGTACGTGCCCGGCGTGGCCGGCATGAGCGCCAACCGGCGCGACCAGATTGTGGGCGAGGCGCGCTTCGTTCGGGCGCTGTGCTACTTCAACCTGGTGCGCCTCTACGGGGCCGTGCCCCTGCGCCTGGAGCCCACCGAAAGCGGCGACCCGGCCCAGCTGAACCTGCCCCGCACGCCGGCCGACCAAGTGTATGCCCGCATTGTGGACGACCTGAACTTGGCCGCTGCGGCGCTGCCCGAGGTGCAGGTGGCCCGCGCCACCAAGGGTGCGGCCAATGCCCTGCTGGGCCGCGTGCAGCTCACCCAGCGCAACTGGGCCGCCGCCAAAGACGCCGCCAACCGGGTGCTGACCGGCGCCGGCGGCTACTCGCTGCAGGGTTTCAACAGCCTCTACCCGGCCAACAACAACCGGGGCGAGTCGGTGTTCGAAGTACAGTTTTCGGGCAGCACCGACGGGGGCACGTTCTTCACCCTGCCCGACATCGTGATGCCCACGCCGCCGGCCACGTACTCGTTTCCCAAGTTCAACATCCCGACGCTGTTTGTGACCGGCAGCGCCGCCCGCGCCACCGACCTGACCTCGGTGGTGGACACCCTCAACGACCAGCGCTGGAGCTACCAGGGCACCGTGAACGCCGGCCGCAACCACGCCAGCTACGTGGACGGCCGCGGCGGCGCCAACGACCGGGGCCCCTTTGTGTGGAAGTGGCGCAGCGACGGCGGCAATTTCAACTCGCCCGACAACTACTACGTGCTGCGCTTCGGCGAGGTGTACCTGACCGCCGCCGAAGCCAGCAACGAAGTGGGCGACCCCGCCGCTACCGTCATTGGCTTCCTGAACCCCATCCGGCAGCGCGCCGGCCTGGCACCGCTCACGCCCGGCAGCCCCGAGGCCGCCAGCAAGGCCACGCTGCGCGCCGAAATCGACAAGCAGCGCCGCCTGGAGCTGGCCTTCGAGGGCGAGCGGTGGTTCGACCTGCTGCGCTACACCCGCCACGAGCAGGCCGATGGCACCGCGCGCCACGCCGTCACGGCCCTCGACCTGATTCAGCAGAAGCGCGGCTCGCGCGACGTGAACTACCTGCTGTTCCCCATTCCGCTGAGCGAGCTGAACACCAACCCACAGGCCCAACAAAATCCTGGCTACTAG